The genomic segment CACTTTTCTGTAACGGCATAAATCCCTTACCGGCCAGCTGGTTGGTAATTGCACTGCGGGCGATATCGGATACAAAGACTTTATCATCGTCCGTTACCATAACAGACTTATGGACTGTGGAGTTTGCCGCATGAATCATAAATTCAGCAGGCAGAACAGCAATGCGGTACGGGATGGCATCTTCTGCGGTATACTGCACTGATTGCGGTGCTTTTTTTCCAAAACAACCGCCAAGGAGCAGTGTAACTAAACACATTGAGATGAGTAGAGAAATATTTTTATTGTTCATGACGCTATGACTTTAATTTTCTGTCCACATTAAAAGAATTCACAGTTCCAAGCACGGAACGCACCTGCCCATCCAGCTTAAGATGTTTATCCGCAAGCGAATAGGCTCCCCCACCCCACGCCTGCAACAGGCGCCCCTTAAAATTAAATGAATTGATCAGAACATCTTTACCGCTAATGTCCGCACGAAGAGTTGCAGTATCAAAAACAAGCCCCTCTCCGGCTGTAGGACTCATGGAAACGGCGTCCAGCATATCGAGGAAAAAACCAAGCCGCTGGTCAAGATTAGCCAGATTAAAAATATGAAATTTATCAATCTTGGCAGTAGCTTCTCCTTGCACAGATTCAGCAAGTTCATCAGCATCACTGCCCTGTACAAAGACATTTGCGTTTAGATAAATTTTCCCGCGCAAAGAAACAGAAAGGTCCTTGGCAAAGCAGGCAATAAGGCTGGGCAGACTTGTTCCCCGCCCTTTCACATTACACTGCGCCGCAAGTTGATCTCCTGCGAAAACAACATCAGCATTGAGATTAAGATGAAAAAGTTTGCCGCTGGCTTTCAGCAGAGCACGTGATTCACCGCTCTGCAAAAAGATTGCAACATCACTGAATGGCCAGTCATTGTAGTAAAAACGGCGGATGGAAGCTTTTCCGCTTAAATTGGGGTCCAGCAGAGGTCCGAAGTCAAACTTTGTGTTTTCAGCAACTTCATTTTTCTGCTCAGGACTGCGGATACTTAAGGATTTAAGACGGGCTTCATACCCGGCCCCTTTACGGCGGGGGGTATTAAAATAGCCGGATGCAGAAATTTTAGTCAGCTTATGGGACAGCTGGGTATCAAACTCGGTCTGCAAAGGATTTTTTTTTTCAGCCTCGCAGGTAATTACGTAGTCAAAAAGCGAAAAATCATCCGCTTTGGCCTTAAACCGGACATCCCGCAAATCTAAAGGAAAAGCAAATGATGCCTGCAAGTTACAATCGCCGCCGGCAGAAGAGGCTACATTCAATCTTTTGACAGAAACGATCGGTTTGCCGTCTTTAAGCTCAACATCAGCATCAATATCTGAAATACTAAGTTCCTGCTTCTTCCCCTCAAGAGATTCCAGTACCAGAACAAGATCCTTGGCCGAAACAGTCATTTTACCGGAAAGACCGCTGGAAGCAACTGCGCTGGCTGAAGATGTCAGATTAACAGCCTTAAAGATTAAAGTCCCCTTAGGCTTGATGGATTTCAGCTTGGCTGATTCGCAAAGATTTTTTGTAGCATTTCTGCCCCGTTCACTTTTCTGAGCCATGGCAAAAAGCTCACCGGCATCAACCATAGCTTCATCAAGTGAAACCTGAAAAGAACCACCCTGCCCCAGCTGCATGGACATGTTCTTGCCACTGGTGGAATCAAGAACCAGCCCTCCGACCTTAACAGCCATAGTTCCCGCAGCACTGTCCACGCTGAAATCGAGGTCTTTTGTTTCAAACTTTCCGGCCTCGGCAAGTTCTGGAATCGTATTATTCCCGAGATATCCGAATCCGGTCAGAAATCCTAAAAAAGCTGCCGGATCAATAACGCATTCGCCGGCTTGCAAATTCATCTTAAGCGGCGAAGTGGAAATCATATCCACCCTGCCGGAAAATTTAAACCCAAGCTCTGCAATGGAGGCGCTGCGAACATTAAAGGCGAATCCGCTGCTTGCTTTTTCCATACTGGCGGAAACAGTAAGCGGAGTTCCCTGAAAACCGTTGGTCAGCTGCAATTTACCGGAAACAACGTCCAGCTTTTGCGGGAAGGAATCAGGAAGTTCAATAAAATTCGTATCAGATCCGGAATCATCCCGATGGGCAGCAGCCATAACATCAGGACCCTGCAGGATAACCTGACGCAACTTGATATCTCCGCTCAGCAGACTGCCGAGATCAGGATAGATTTCCAGCAGAGGCACGCGCACGGTATCTACACCGTTTTGTACCTCAAGATTATGAATAAGTATGGAAGGAATGGGATAGTAATGGATTTCTATATCCTCCATTACTATCCCCATATCAGTCATTTCTGAAAGCAGCTTCTGCGCGGCATCCGCAAAATAGACCCTGACCAGTACAGCTGATCCTATAAAGAGAACAATTGCAGCAAGTCCGGCAATAAGAATACCCTTTTTACGTAACACCGCGAAACCACCTTTAATTTACTTATTTAAGTACGAATACAACTCTTGCATTTGCAAAGATATTAAACTGCTTGTCGTTGGCGAAAACCAGAGTTGCGTCTTCGTTGCTGATAACCGCATCAGTTACGTTCTCAACAGTCTTACCCTTGATAACCAGAGGAGACTTGGAACCCCATGATTCCAGAAGAGCCTTGGCCTTCTGTTCATCAGTAGTGTAACCGCCGCAACCCTTTTCAATCAGAACCTGATTCAGAACCTTGGAAGGATCAAACAGGGCTTTACCGTCTGCAGAGAGGATACGGTTAACCAGTGCAGGTTTGAAATCGAAGTCACGGACATCGATGATGATGCCGTCAACCGGAGCAGGAGCAACAACAGCAGCTACGTTTTCAGCAGTAGGAGCTGTTACTTCAGGCTGTGCAGGAGCTTCAGGAGCCATTGCAACTACCGGAGCTTCGACAGCAGGAGTTTCAACTGCAGGTGTTTCAGCAGCAGCCGGAGCTTTAACAGCAGGAGTTTCTACCGCAGGAGCAGGAATCTGTGCAGCTGGAGTTTCTACTGTAGCCGCAGGGGTTTCTACTTTAGGAGCAGGCTGTTTTACTACAGGAACGGGAGCGACAGCAGGAAGATTCACAGGCTGGAAAGCCGGAATTTCTCTTACTTTCAACTCTTGAGGTGATTTGAGAATAATATCTTCAAAAGAGCTGTATACAGAATCATTTCCGTGCAGGTTCAGTCTAAGGCAGACACGGGCATAGCCTTCAGTACGGTCAAATGTTTCACCGCAGGGAACAGCACCGCGCAAGGTTCCTTCTACACGGGTTTTAATTTTATCGCTGCTGAGCATTCCGTCGCGTACAGTGGTTTCACCGCTGAGTCTGAGACCCTGAAAAATTTCCAGCAGTCTTCTCTGGGCAACAACTTCCGCTGCACGTTTAGCACGATAACGGCTCTGTCCGGCTTCGGATTCACCGATAACCTGAATATATCCTTTTTCAAAAATCTGATCGGGATTGACTATTTCAACAATTCTATCTCCGGCCATGGCAGAACCGGCAAAAGCTGTACCGGCAAAAATCATAACCGCAGTTACGGCTAGTATTAATTTCTTCACTTTATCCTCCACTCTAGTAAACATTCATTATATTACGCAGACGCATAAGGGAAAGAATCAAATCTGCACCGTCCATGTTGCCATCAGGACTGAAGGCACCTGAAAGGTCGGTTTCCATCAGATTTCTGTTAACAACTGTCACGATCGCATTATACCATGCGTCAGTCGGATTCACATCAGGGTAAAGAGATTTGTCCTGTCCCAGATGCTGGCTGGACATGGTTTTATCTCCGGTCAGCTTGATGAGCACATCTTCCAGAACAAAAGCCAGCTCCTTGCGGGTCATAGGCTTTTTAGGAAAAAACAGCTCAGCACGTGTGGTTTCATCGTAGATAGGTTGCAATCCACGCACATTCCATTTGAGCACGGTCATAATTTCAGGCTCAAACATATGCCCAACCACATCGGCAGGAGTAAAAGAGGCCTTCATATTCTTACCGGGAACAGGAATGCGTCCGGCAAAAAGTCTGTCCATATGCAACTCGTCAACAAGAAGAGCAGCAACGTCAGCACGATCAACCTTATCCTTTACCGCAATTTTTTTAGCAACGTCGGTAAGGGTATAATTGCTCATGGCCCGCAGAATTTTCTGACAACGGGTATATAAAGCGTTGGACTTATCATGCCATTTGCCGGGGGAAGCAGCCAGAACGATTCCGAGTATATCTTCAGCCTTACGGAATTCTCCGCCCTTGAAGTAGGCTTCACCCATAAAGTAATGAAGAGCTTCGATGTTTCTATAATAAGGAAGGTCTTCCTCCTTTACTTCCTTGACCATGAGTTTGGCATCAGAATAAAGGTCTTCAGCCCTTTCCAGCCATCCTCGGGAAGCAATGCGAGTGTAGATTCTTATTCCGGTCACATACACGCCGAACTTATATGTTCTGTCACTGCTTGCTTCAGAAACAGCCTTGTCAAACTGATCGACAGCCCGCTCGGCATCTGCAGCGCTGTATTTTTCATCGCTTTCAGCTTCTGCACGGATGGCATAGACCAGAGCCTTGCCTGCAATAGCAGGAGCATATTCAGGATCAAGGGCGACTGCTCTTTCAAAACGCACAAACGCTTTGTCCGGCATTCCCTGATCAATCAGCTCCATGCCCATCAGATAATGATGAGCCGGATTATCCTCGATGGACTGAGGAGTAACTTTCTTTCCACATCCGACAAAAGACAGGATCAAAAGCATGCCTGTAAAAAATATTAAGGATTGTTTCATTTTCATCTTCATCCGTTCTTCCTCCTTGCCGCTGATGTTTTCAGCCGCAATCATGATTTACCTTAAAGATAAGCCATGCTGGAATACAAGCGAGGGGAAAAGTTTTACAACAAACCCCTCGCCCGCTTGTATCCATATTTAGAATCCGTCAGGGTTTTCCCAGCGGAACTTCATAGTACGTCCA from the Maridesulfovibrio zosterae DSM 11974 genome contains:
- a CDS encoding S-layer homology domain-containing protein, which codes for MKMKMKQSLIFFTGMLLILSFVGCGKKVTPQSIEDNPAHHYLMGMELIDQGMPDKAFVRFERAVALDPEYAPAIAGKALVYAIRAEAESDEKYSAADAERAVDQFDKAVSEASSDRTYKFGVYVTGIRIYTRIASRGWLERAEDLYSDAKLMVKEVKEEDLPYYRNIEALHYFMGEAYFKGGEFRKAEDILGIVLAASPGKWHDKSNALYTRCQKILRAMSNYTLTDVAKKIAVKDKVDRADVAALLVDELHMDRLFAGRIPVPGKNMKASFTPADVVGHMFEPEIMTVLKWNVRGLQPIYDETTRAELFFPKKPMTRKELAFVLEDVLIKLTGDKTMSSQHLGQDKSLYPDVNPTDAWYNAIVTVVNRNLMETDLSGAFSPDGNMDGADLILSLMRLRNIMNVY